In a genomic window of Nitrospirota bacterium:
- the rplO gene encoding 50S ribosomal protein L15 produces the protein MNLHDLGPAKGSRKRRKRIGRGPGSGHGKTSGKGHKGLLARSGGRSRQAGGFEGGQMSLIRRVPKHGFTNVFRKEYSIVNLKSLGDIIVSGTITPQALVDVGLIKRKSLPIKILGNGNVTKAIVVQAHKFSKSAEAKIVAAGGRVEVIPGV, from the coding sequence ATGAATTTACATGATCTCGGCCCTGCAAAGGGCTCTAGAAAGCGGCGGAAGCGGATCGGTCGTGGGCCAGGCTCTGGTCATGGAAAAACATCGGGAAAGGGCCACAAGGGACTATTGGCCAGATCCGGTGGTCGGAGTCGGCAGGCGGGTGGGTTTGAAGGGGGTCAGATGTCTCTGATCCGTCGAGTGCCCAAACATGGCTTTACGAACGTCTTTCGCAAGGAGTACTCGATTGTCAACCTGAAAAGCCTCGGTGACATCATTGTCTCCGGCACCATCACGCCGCAGGCGCTGGTCGATGTCGGTTTGATCAAGCGCAAGTCGCTGCCGATCAAGATTCTTGGAAACGGAAATGTCACGAAGGCGATCGTCGTGCAGGCGCACAAATTCAGTAAGTCGGCGGAGGCCAAGATTGTAGCGGCTGGAGGGAGAGTCGAGGTCATTCCCGGTGTTTGA
- the rpmD gene encoding 50S ribosomal protein L30, whose product MSATKAAKGASKGLVITLRRSPIGTPQKHRRVLSGLGLRKIRQTVTRPDTPQVRGMIGKVGYLLEVYPQ is encoded by the coding sequence ATGTCAGCAACAAAGGCCGCCAAAGGTGCCTCCAAGGGGCTTGTCATTACCCTGCGGCGAAGCCCGATTGGCACACCCCAAAAGCATCGACGAGTGTTGAGTGGTCTTGGGTTGAGGAAGATTCGGCAGACTGTGACTCGTCCTGATACTCCACAAGTCAGAGGGATGATCGGTAAAGTTGGATATCTATTGGAAGTGTACCCACAATGA